The Pseudoliparis swirei isolate HS2019 ecotype Mariana Trench chromosome 1, NWPU_hadal_v1, whole genome shotgun sequence genome has a window encoding:
- the LOC130190698 gene encoding secretagogin-like isoform X1 has protein sequence MDRALSRLDAAGFLQMWRRVDVDDRGYIEGKELDAFFHLLVDNSGMTKEGMPEDELRRLRQRFGSVYDIAANRRLRIQELATVMLPEEENFLLMFRRETPLDNSVEFMRIWRSYDTDSSGYLSALELKDLFLQHRKSNTPEKLEQYTITMMKMFDKNMDGRLDLSDLARILDLKENFLLKLKMDASSQEDRRRDFEKIFAHYDSQTGAQTGPEVDMELVKRHRPGPVQEGPDGSLRPQHPEERAGSLPQAQRTHTASFTTHVIPPFLSSLT, from the exons ATGGACCGAGCCCTGAGCCGCCTGGACGCCGCCGGGTTCCTCCAGATGTGGCGGCGCGTGGACGTGGACG ACCGCGGCTACATCgaagggaaggagctggacgcCTTCTTTCACCTCCTGGTGGACAACTCTGGGATGACG AAGGAGGGGATGCCGGAGGACGAGCTCAGGAGGCTGAGGCAACGATTCGGGTCCGTTTACGACATCGCCGCCAACCGCCGTCTGCGGATacaagag ctggccACCGTGATGCTGCCCGAGGAGGAGAACTTCCTTCTGATGTTTCGCAGAGAGACGCCGCTGGACAACAGCGTGGAGTTCATGAGg atcTGGAGGAGCTACGACACGGACAGCAGCGGCTACCTGTCGGCGCTCGAGCTCAAG GACCTCTTCCTTCAACACAGGAAGTCCAACACGCCTGAGAAGCTGGAGCAGTACACTATCACCATG ATGAAGATGTTCGACAAGAATATGGACGGCCGGCTGGACTTAAGTGACTTGGCCAG AATCTTGGACCTGAAGGAAAACTTCCTCCTGAAGTTGAAGATGGAC GCGAGCAGTCAGGAGGACCGGAGGAGAGACTTCGAGAAGATATTCGCTCACTATGAT agTCAGACCGGTGCTCAGACGGGCcctgaggtggacatggagctGGTGAAG cgGCACCGACCTGGACCAGTTCAAGAAGGCCCTGATGGGTCACTGCGACCTCAACATCCAGAAGAACGAGCTGGCTCTCTGCCTCAAGCTCAGCGAACGCACACTGCCTCCTTTACTACTCACGTcatccctcctttcctttcttccctcacttaa
- the LOC130190698 gene encoding secretagogin-like isoform X3, producing the protein MDRALSRLDAAGFLQMWRRVDVDDRGYIEGKELDAFFHLLVDNSGMTKEGMPEDELRRLRQRFGSVYDIAANRRLRIQEIWRSYDTDSSGYLSALELKDLFLQHRKSNTPEKLEQYTITMMKMFDKNMDGRLDLSDLARILDLKENFLLKLKMDASSQEDRRRDFEKIFAHYDSQTGAQTGPEVDMELVKRHRPGPVQEGPDGSLRPQHPEERAGSLPQAQRTHTASFTTHVIPPFLSSLT; encoded by the exons ATGGACCGAGCCCTGAGCCGCCTGGACGCCGCCGGGTTCCTCCAGATGTGGCGGCGCGTGGACGTGGACG ACCGCGGCTACATCgaagggaaggagctggacgcCTTCTTTCACCTCCTGGTGGACAACTCTGGGATGACG AAGGAGGGGATGCCGGAGGACGAGCTCAGGAGGCTGAGGCAACGATTCGGGTCCGTTTACGACATCGCCGCCAACCGCCGTCTGCGGATacaagag atcTGGAGGAGCTACGACACGGACAGCAGCGGCTACCTGTCGGCGCTCGAGCTCAAG GACCTCTTCCTTCAACACAGGAAGTCCAACACGCCTGAGAAGCTGGAGCAGTACACTATCACCATG ATGAAGATGTTCGACAAGAATATGGACGGCCGGCTGGACTTAAGTGACTTGGCCAG AATCTTGGACCTGAAGGAAAACTTCCTCCTGAAGTTGAAGATGGAC GCGAGCAGTCAGGAGGACCGGAGGAGAGACTTCGAGAAGATATTCGCTCACTATGAT agTCAGACCGGTGCTCAGACGGGCcctgaggtggacatggagctGGTGAAG cgGCACCGACCTGGACCAGTTCAAGAAGGCCCTGATGGGTCACTGCGACCTCAACATCCAGAAGAACGAGCTGGCTCTCTGCCTCAAGCTCAGCGAACGCACACTGCCTCCTTTACTACTCACGTcatccctcctttcctttcttccctcacttaa
- the LOC130198407 gene encoding uncharacterized protein LOC130198407, translating into MQVGPQPPAEAQPSVYQPQRPSYQPSVYQPQRPSYQPSVYQPQEQIRKPKQNSQKRPQSNPNAKDSFQTKTGMWDFVSPQNGRRFESGIASSRGIVMQAGPQPPAEPQSSVYQPQRPSYQPSVYQPQRPSYQPSRPSYQPSVYQPQRPSYQPSVYQPQRPSYQPSVYPPRPQQPGYHSTSQQVVIQTQPAIWQFFSADGGFSDPKVATGSPSKHQQLPQTNPNADGVFQTKAGMWDIFSPNGGSSGPDVHPGYQPKPRKPGFPTKPQPQQGVLQTKAGMWDIFAPDGGSSGPNVQLGNPPNPQKLGFPLKPQQGVLQTKAGMWEFFSPDGGSSGPNVQPGFPTKPLQIVFKPQKSGYQLKPKQAGYQLNLKLLTWVATSSGYLPKTQLGVLQTKAGMWDIFVPDGGAGPNEQPGSPPKPQKPNFRPKPQKPRFPPQQGVLQTKAVMWDIFSPDGGSSGPNVQPGSPPQLPKIVYKPQKYGYQPSVYQLKPKPKQPGYLPSIYQLKLKPPTGYPSWSGYLPKPQLGVLQTKAGMWDIFSNDDGGSGPNVQPRSTSPAKPQKTSFQLEREVLQIPDNVQPRSLSPTQQGVLHTKPGMWDIFSSVGISSPNGKPAFSYQPIYQPQHPIHQPQEFIHQPLQPGYQPSLSVHQQPIQEPSHQPQEPIHQSGYQPKEPIHQSGHQPKEPIHQSGHQPQEPIHQPQEPIHQSKEPIHQSSHQPQEPIHQSGYQPQEPIHQSGYQPQEPIHQSKEPIHQSSHQPQEPSHQPQEPIHQSGHQPQEPIHQSGHQPQEPIHQRQLIGFQSKDGIWEFFSQDGRVSVPDV; encoded by the exons ATGCAAGTTGGTCCTCAGCCCCCTGCAGAGGCCCAGCCTTCAGTCTACCAGCCCCAGAGGCCCAGCTACCAGCCTTCAGTCTACCAGCCCCAGAGGCCCAGCTACCAGCCTTCAGTCTACCAGCCCCAGGAGCAAATTCGGAAACCCAAGCAAAACTCCCAGAAGCGTCCTCAATCCAACCCCAATGCAAAAGATTCCTTCCAGACCAAAACTGGCATGTGGGATTTTGTCTCTCCCCAGAATGGAAGAAGATTTGAGTCTGGTATTGCTTCAAGTCGGGGAATTGTTATGCAAGCTGGTCCTCAGCCCCCTGCAGAGCCCCAGTCATCAGTCTACCAGCCCCAGAGGCCCAGCTACCAGCCTTCAGTCTACCAGCCCCAGAGGCCCAGCTACCAGCCGTCA AGGCCCAGCTACCAGCCTTCAGTCTACCAGCCCCAGAGGCCCAGCTACCAGCCTTCAGTCTACCAGCCCCAGAGGCCCAGCTACCAGCCGTCGGTCTACCCTCCCAGGCCCCAGCAGCCCGGCTACCATTCCACGTCCCAGCAAGTGGTGATTcaaacacaacctgccatatggCAGTTCTTTTCTGCTGATGGAGGCTTTTCTGATCCTAAGGTGGCGACCGGCTCCCCATCCAAGCACCAGCAA CTTCCTCAAACCAACCCCAATGCAGATGGTGTCTTCCAGACCAAAGCTGGCATGTGGGACATTTTTTCCCCTAATGGTGGAAGTTCTGGTCCTGATGTGCATCCCGGGTACCAACCCAAGCCCCGGAAACCCGGCTTCCCGACCAAGCCCCAGCCTCAACAAGGGGTGCTTCAAACCAAAGCTGGCATGTGGGATATTTTTGCCCCGGATGGTGGCAGTTCTGGTCCTAATGTGCAACTGGGCAACCCACCCAATCCCCAGAAACTTGGCTTCCCACTCAAGCCTCAACAAGGGGTGCTTCAAACCAAAGCTGGCATGTGggaatttttttcccctgatGGTGGCAGTTCTGGTCCTAATGTGCAACCCGGATTCCCAACCAAGCCCCTGCAGATCGTCTTCAAGCCCCAGAAGTCTGGCTACCAGCTGAAGCCAAAGCAGGCTGGCTACCAGCTTAATCTGAAGCTCCTGACATGGGTAGCCACTTCATCTGGCTATCTGCCCAAGACCCAGCTGGGGGTGCTTCAAACCAAAGCTGGCATGTGGGATATTTTTGTCCCGGATGGCGGTGCCGGTCCTAATGAGCAACCCGGGTCGCCACCCAAGCCCCAGAAACCCAACTTCCGACCCAAGCCCCAGAAACCCAGGTTCCCGCCCCAGCAGGGAGTGCTTCAGACCAAAGCTGTCATGTGGGACATTTTTTCTCCCGATGGTGGCAGTTCTGGTCCTAATGTGCAACCCGGGTCCCCACCCCAGCTCCCGAAGATCGTCTACAAGCCCCAGAAGTACGGCTACCAGCCGTCAGTCTACCAGCTGAAGCCAAAGCCCAAGCAGCCTGGCTACCTGCCGTCCATCTACCAGCTTAAGCTAAAGCCCCCGACTGGCTACCCATCTTGGTCTGGCTACCTGCCCAAGCCCCAACTGGGGGTGCTTCAAACCAAAGCTGGCATGTGGGACATTTTTTCCAATGATGATGGTGGTTCTGGTCCTAATGTGCAACCCAGGTCCACGTCCCCAGCAAAGCCCCAGAAAACCAGTTTCCAGCTCGAACGAGAGGTGCTTCAAATCCCCGATAATGTGCAGCCCAGGTCCCTATCCCCGACCCAGCAGGGGGTGCTTCACACCAAACCTGGCATGTGGgacattttttcttctgttgGCATTTCTAGTCCTAATGGAAAGCCTGCATTCTCATACCAACCCATCTACCAGCCCCAGCATCCCATCCACCAGCCCCAGGAGTTCATCCACCAGCCCCTGCAGCCTGGCTACCAGCCATCTCTCTCGGTGCACCAGCAGCCCATCCAGGAGCCCAGCCACCAGCCCCAGGAGCCCATCCACCAGTCCGGCTACCAGCCCAAGGAGCCCATCCACCAGTCTGGCCACCAGCCCAAGGAGCCCATCCACCAGTCCGGCCACCAGCCCCAGGAGCCCATCCACCAGCCCCAGGAGCCCATCCACCAGTCCAAGGAGCCCATCCACCAGTCCAGCCACCAGCCCCAGGAGCCCATCCACCAGTCCGGCTACCAGCCCCAGGAGCCCATCCACCAGTCCGGCTACCAGCCCCAGGAGCCCATCCACCAGTCCAAGGAGCCCATCCACCAGTCCAGCCACCAGCCCCAGGAGCCCAGCCACCAGCCCCAGGAGCCCATCCACCAGTCCGGCCACCAGCCCCAGGAGCCCATCCACCAGTCCGGCCACCAGCCCCAGGAGCCCATCCACCAGCGCCAGCTAATCGGATTTCAAAGCAAAGACGGTATTTGGGAATTCTTTTCTCAGGATGGAAGGGTTTCTGTCCCTGATGTTTAG
- the LOC130198396 gene encoding trithorax group protein osa-like, protein MSFGFCMRVLVSLLTFGQHANGLGNRRGGSGGGMPLIDYTKHLGLIFAADFESSAQAGGILGSSSFSHRAGGQVDRYSPEGSVSSYESGSLNIRNPKQNSQQRQTDPDTDGVIHTKAGALDLVSPQNRKRFESGVASREGVVMQVPPFKQQPSGFRPQQTGYPTPPVYRPQQTGYPTPPIYRPQQTGYPTPPIYRPQQTGYPTPPIYRPKPQQTGYPTPPIYRPQQTGYPTPPIYRPKPQQTGYPTPPIYRPQQTGYPTPPIYRPQQTGYPTPPIYRPKPQQTGYPTPSGYRPQQSSSPTPPVYRPKPQQTGYPSPPIYRPQETGYPSPSGYKPQMWKPTQNSPQPSQTDPDANGVTLKAGMLDSVSPHIGKRFESGIISSQGIIMHAGRPPPFELQPSVYQLQQVGIQMKPAIWEYFSPSGVVSGPNVQAGSSYRQQRVGMQREPAMREVSSPVGGVSGPNVQAGSSYRQHVGMQREPAMREVSSPAGGVSGPNVQAGSSYRQHVGSRMKPAMWELSSPVGGVSGPDVQAGSSYRQQRVGMQREPAMWELSSPVGGVSGPDVQAGSSYRQRVGMQREPAMREISSPDGVVSGPDVEPANVNVQMTVPPRTRQIPMSSPHRPRWQRSLVPV, encoded by the exons ATGTCTTTTGGGTTTTGTATGAG AGTGCTTGTCTCACTGTTGACGTTTGGGCAGCATGCAAATG GACTTGGCAACAGACGTGGAGGCTCCGGTGGCGGTATGCCCCTCATTGATTACACAAAACATCTGGGACTAATTTTTGCAGCTGACTTTGAGAGCTCTGCACAGGCTGGAGGGATTCTAGGTAGTTCTTCATTCAGTCACCGTGCAGGTGGGCAAGTGGATAGGTACAGTCCAGAGGGAAGTGTTTCTAGTTATGAGTCCGGCTCGCTGAACATTCGGAATCCCAAACAAAACTCCCAGCAGCGTCAAACTGACCCCGATACAGATGGTGTCATCCACACCAAAGCTGGCGCGTTGGATTTGGTCTCGCCCCAGAATAGAAAAAGATTTGAGTCTGGTGTTGCTTCAAGAGAGGGAGTTGTTATGCAAGTTCCCCCTTTCAAGCAACAGCCATCTGGCTTCCGGCCCCAGCAGACTGGCTACCCTACCCCGCCCGTCTACCGGCCCCAGCAGACTGGCTACCCTACCCCGCCCATCTACCGGCCCCAGCAGACTGGCTACCCTACCCCGCCCATCTACCGGCCCCAGCAGACCGGCTACCCTACCCCGCCCATCTACCGGCCCAAGCCCCAGCAGACTGGCTACCCTACCCCGCCCATCTACCGGCCCCAGCAGACCGGCTACCCTACCCCGCCCATCTACCGGCCCAAGCCCCAGCAGACTGGCTACCCTACCCCGCCCATCTACCGGCCCCAGCAGACCGGCTACCCTACCCCGCCCATCTACCGGCCCCAGCAGACCGGCTACCCTACCCCGCCCATCTACCGGCCAAAGCCCCAGCAGACCGGCTACCCTACCCCATCCGGCTACCGGCCCCAGCAGTCTAGCAGCCCTACCCCGCCCGTCTACCGGCCCAAGCCCCAGCAGACTGGCTACCCGTCCCCGCCCATCTACCGACCCCAGGAGACCGGCTATCCGTCCCCATCCGGCTACAAGCCACAAATGTGGAAACCCACGCAGAACTCTCCGCAGCCTTCTCAAACTGACCCCGACGCAAATGGTGTCACCCTGAAGGCTGGAATGTTGGATTCTGTCTCACCCCATATCGGAAAAAGATTTGAATCTGGGATTATTTCAAGTCAGGGTATAATAATGCATGCTGGTCGTCCGCCCCCTTTTGAGCTCCAGCCATCTGTCTACCAGCTCCAGCAAGTGGGGATTCAAATGAAACCCGCCATTTGGGAGTACTTTTCTCCCAGTGgcgtggtctctggtcccaaCGTGCAGGCCGGCTCCTCGTACAGGCAGCAGCGTGTGGGGATGCAAAGAGAACCCGCCATGAGGGAGGTATCTTCTCCCGTTGGAGGGGTTTCTGGTCCCAATGTGCAGGCCGGCTCCTCGTACAGGCAGCATGTGGGGATGCAAAGAGAACCCGCCATGAGGGAGGTATCTTCTCCCGCTGGAGGGGTTTCTGGTCCCAATGTGCAGGCCGGCTCCTCGTACAGGCAGCATGTGGGGAGTCGAATGAAACCCGCCATGTGGGAGTTATCTTCTCCCGTTGGAGGGGTTTCTGGGCCTGATGTGCAGGCCGGCTCCTCGTACAGGCAGCAGCGTGTGGGGATGCAAAGAGAACCCGCCATGTGGGAGTTATCTTCTCCCGTTGGAGGGGTTTCTGGGCCTGATGTGCAGGCCGGCTCCTCGTACAGGCAGCGTGTGGGGATGCAAAGAGAACCCGCCATGAGGGAGATATCTTCTCCCGATGGCGTGGTTTCTGGTCCTGATGTCGAGCCTGCCAACGTAAACGTACAAATGACTGTTCCTCCAAGAACGAGACAAATTCCAATGTCGTCCCCACACCGGCCCAGGTGGCAGCGGTCACTGGTTCCTGTGTAA
- the LOC130190698 gene encoding secretagogin-like isoform X2, with product MDRALSRLDAAGFLQMWRRVDVDDRGYIEGKELDAFFHLLVDNSGMTKEGMPEDELRRLRQRFGSVYDIAANRRLRIQELATVMLPEEENFLLMFRRETPLDNSVEFMRIWRSYDTDSSGYLSALELKDLFLQHRKSNTPEKLEQYTITMMKMFDKNMDGRLDLSDLARILDLKENFLLKLKMDASSQEDRRRDFEKIFAHYDLTFDLQRHRPGPVQEGPDGSLRPQHPEERAGSLPQAQRTHTASFTTHVIPPFLSSLT from the exons ATGGACCGAGCCCTGAGCCGCCTGGACGCCGCCGGGTTCCTCCAGATGTGGCGGCGCGTGGACGTGGACG ACCGCGGCTACATCgaagggaaggagctggacgcCTTCTTTCACCTCCTGGTGGACAACTCTGGGATGACG AAGGAGGGGATGCCGGAGGACGAGCTCAGGAGGCTGAGGCAACGATTCGGGTCCGTTTACGACATCGCCGCCAACCGCCGTCTGCGGATacaagag ctggccACCGTGATGCTGCCCGAGGAGGAGAACTTCCTTCTGATGTTTCGCAGAGAGACGCCGCTGGACAACAGCGTGGAGTTCATGAGg atcTGGAGGAGCTACGACACGGACAGCAGCGGCTACCTGTCGGCGCTCGAGCTCAAG GACCTCTTCCTTCAACACAGGAAGTCCAACACGCCTGAGAAGCTGGAGCAGTACACTATCACCATG ATGAAGATGTTCGACAAGAATATGGACGGCCGGCTGGACTTAAGTGACTTGGCCAG AATCTTGGACCTGAAGGAAAACTTCCTCCTGAAGTTGAAGATGGAC GCGAGCAGTCAGGAGGACCGGAGGAGAGACTTCGAGAAGATATTCGCTCACTATGAT ttgacctttgaccttcagcgGCACCGACCTGGACCAGTTCAAGAAGGCCCTGATGGGTCACTGCGACCTCAACATCCAGAAGAACGAGCTGGCTCTCTGCCTCAAGCTCAGCGAACGCACACTGCCTCCTTTACTACTCACGTcatccctcctttcctttcttccctcacttaa